From Synchiropus splendidus isolate RoL2022-P1 chromosome 10, RoL_Sspl_1.0, whole genome shotgun sequence, the proteins below share one genomic window:
- the tbl1x gene encoding F-box-like/WD repeat-containing protein TBL1X produces MSITSDEVNFLVYRYLQESGFSHSAFTFGIESHISQSNINGTLVPPAALISILQKGLQYVEAEISINEDGTVFDGRPIESLSLIDAVMPDVVQTRQQAFRDKLAQQQAASALPVSASGNQSGAPKNGDATVNGDENGTHNMNNHCEAMEVDVDVEIPASKATVLRGHESEVFICAWNPVSDLLASGSGDSTARIWNLNENSNSNSTQLVLRHCIREGGQDVPSNKDVTSLDWNSDGTLLATGSYDGFARIWTKDGNLASTLGQHKGPIFALKWNKKGNSILSAGVDKTTIIWDAHTGEAKQQFPFHSAPALDVDWQNNTTFASCSTDMCIHVCRLGSDRPLKTFQGHTNEVNAIKWDPSGMLLASCSDDMTLKIWSMKQESCVHDLQAHSKEIYTIKWSPTGPGTSNPNSNIMLASASFDSTVRLWDVERGVCIHTLTKHQEPVYSVAFSPDGKHLASGSFDKCVHIWNTTTGALVHSYRGTGGIFEVCWNSTGDKVGASASDGSVCVLDLRK; encoded by the exons ATGAGTATTACCAGCGACGAAGTCAACTTCTTGGTCTACAGATACCTCCAGGAGTCAG GTTTCTCTCACTCAGCCTTCACCTTTGGCATCGAAAGCCACATCAGCCAGTCCAACATCAATGGAACACTAGTGCCCCCTGCTGCTCTCATCTCCATCCTGCAGAAAGGTCTTCAATATGTGGAGGCAGAAATCAGCATCAACGAG GACGGTACGGTGTTTGACGGCCGGCCCATCGAGTCGCTGTCCCTCATCGACGCGGTGATGCCGGACGTGGTGCAGACGCGGCAGCAGGCCTTCCGCGACAAGCTGGCCCAGCAGCAGGCCGCCAGTGCCTTGCCTGTGTCGGCCTCTGGAAACCAGTCGGGCGCGCCGAAGAACGGGGACGCCACGGTCAACGGCGACGAGAACGGCACGCACAACATGA ACAACCACTGTGAGGCCATGGAGGTGGACGTGGACGTGGAGATCCCGGCCAGCAAAGCCACGGTGCTGCGAGGTCACGAGTCTGAGGTCTTCATCTGCGCCTGGAACCCCGTCAGTGACCTGCTGGCCTCAGG CTCCGGGGACTCCACCGCCAGGATCTGGAACCTGAACGAGAACAGCAACTCCAACTCCACCCAGCTGGTGCTGCGCCACTGCATCCGCGAGGGCGGCCAGGACGTCCCCAGCAACAAGGACGTCACCTCCCTGGACTGGAAT AGTGACGGGACGCTGCTGGCCACCGGCTCGTACGACGGCTTCGCCCGCATCTGGACCAAAGACG GGAACCTGGCGAGCACCCTGGGCCAACACAAGGGTCCCATATTTGCACTCAAGTGGAACAAGAAGGGGAACTCCATCCTCAGCGCCGGCGTGGACAAG ACGACAATCATCTGGGACGCTCACACGGGCGAGGCCAAGCAGCAGTTTCCCTTCCACTCAG CTCCGGCTCTGGACGTGGACTGGCAGAACAACACCACCTTCGCCTCCTGCAGCACCGACATGTGCATCCACGTGTGTCGACTGGGCAGCGACCGGCCGCTCAAGACCTTCCAGGGTCACACG AACGAGGTGAACGCCATCAAGTGGGACCCCTCAGGGATGCTGCTGGCCTCGTGCTCGGATGACATGACTCTCAAA ATCTGGAGCATGAAGCAGGAGTCCTGCGTCCACGACCTGCAGGCCCACAGCAAGGAGATCTACACCATCAAGTGGAGCCCCACGGGCCCCGGAACCAGCAACCCCAACTCCAACATCATGCTGGCCAG CGCCTCCTTCGACTCGACGGTGCGACTCTGGGACGTGGAGCGCGGCGTCTGCATCCACACGCTGACCAAGCACCAGGAGCCGGTCTACAGCGTGGCCTTCAGCCCCGACGGGAAGCACCTGGCCAGCGGCTCCTTCGACAAGTGTGTGCACATCTGGAACACCACG ACCGGAGCGCTGGTCCACAGCTACCGAGGCACCGGCGGGATCTTCGAGGTTTGCTGGAACAGCACTGGGGACAAGGTCGGCGCCAGCGCGTCCGACGGCTCC GTCTGCGTCCTGGATCTGCGAAAATAG